From a single Candidatus Microthrix subdominans genomic region:
- a CDS encoding type II toxin-antitoxin system VapC family toxin, which yields MIVLDASAVVELVLWTERGRRVGDAIARDRSLHVPELMVVEVGSVLRRLVAQGVVSEAMGADHLESVRQMPAERYGHDVLMGRAFELCHNLTMYDAVYVALAESLAATLLTFDSRLAAHLVTVPTSWCRSRRRLQRHFATAASSSR from the coding sequence GTGATCGTTCTCGACGCATCGGCCGTTGTGGAGCTGGTCCTGTGGACCGAACGGGGTCGCCGCGTTGGCGACGCCATTGCAAGGGATCGGTCGCTCCATGTGCCCGAGCTGATGGTCGTCGAGGTCGGGTCCGTGCTCCGCCGCCTTGTGGCTCAGGGCGTCGTCAGCGAAGCGATGGGCGCCGATCACCTTGAGTCGGTTCGGCAAATGCCTGCCGAACGATACGGACACGATGTCCTGATGGGGCGAGCCTTCGAGTTGTGCCACAACCTCACCATGTACGACGCCGTCTACGTCGCCCTGGCGGAGTCACTGGCAGCAACGCTCCTCACCTTCGATTCCCGTCTGGCCGCGCACCTGGTCACCGTGCCGACATCGTGGTGCCGTAGTCGGAGACGGCTACAGCGGCACTTCGCTACGGCGGCGTCAAGCTCCAGGTGA